Proteins from one Bombus affinis isolate iyBomAffi1 chromosome 1, iyBomAffi1.2, whole genome shotgun sequence genomic window:
- the LOC126915963 gene encoding uncharacterized protein LOC126915963 — MSVSFVSSNRCSVDTRNCFRTGLFGVKGQTFFRDLLELEESLRNSIDNASDSQSAIVDERIAKRQDHAEQDGNRSKNDVQNDVTLVDRARDSINSMATSTCKIHSNIQLERKVNAPCLRDAVAERSIGPRKMLTTDQQNQVSKSTQTEYVYVIRAVRSCPVRRRRLPLHLQLHRLVSGRDAVCSKTAYASLNLSTYIFRKASDNLIYEKGKASRSPSYIPSPERHRWKYVTPSKVK; from the exons ATgtctgtttctttcgtttcttcgaaTCGTTGCTCGGTAGACACGCGCAATTGTTTCAGAACAGGTCTGTTCGGCGTCAAAGGCCAAACGTTTTTCCGAGATTTGCTGGAGCTGGAGGAAAGCCTGCGGAATAGTATCGACAACGCGTCAGACAGCCAATCCGCCATAGTCGACGAAAGGATCGCGAAACGCCAAGATCACGCGGAACAAGATGGAAATCGTTCAAAGAACGACGTACAGAACGACGTGACGTTGGTCGATCGTGCACGCGACTCGATAAATTCGATGGCAACCAGCACCTGCAAGATCCACTCGAATATTCAGCTGGAAAGAAAAGTCAATGCGCCTTGCCTGAGGGACGCCGTGGCGGAACGATCGATCGGGCCTAGAAA AATGTTGACGACAGATCAGCAGAACCAGGTGAGCAAATCAACGCAGACAGAATACGTCTACGTAATACGAGCAGTGAGAAGTTGTCCCGTTCGAAGGAGACGACTTCCACTGCACTTGCAGCTACATCGACTGGTATCGGGTCGCGATGCAGTTTGTTCTAAAACGGCTTACGCGAGTTTGAATTTGTCGACatacatctttcgaaaagctTCGGATAATCTCATTTACGAAAAGGGTAAAGCTAGTCGCAGTCCTAGCTACATTCCTAGCCCAGAAAGACATCGATGGAAATATGTGACGCCAAGCAAAgtcaaatga